GGCTGGTCagtaaatcactgtagaccattttttctgataattttcttgcatctgtgcttGGTCAGGGATTTCATGgtgaaatcacacactactgactgaaaaatgtaaacctgaaattttcatgtcatactcccgtcacctaacaagggggataactgaatgaacagctttgctttgaatgaattgaatgtggtgatgcattctcaaaacatctatTATTATTGTACCAACTCTGATTcaatatatctcccaattttgaCAGTCATACAtagaaagtacagttcccctactttttttttaaaagagataTAGCTTAGGTATGACCAATCTACTGCAAATATTTCTTGATACAAGTTTTGGGTAATATGAGTAAAACCAGCTGTTTTGAGCACCAACATTGATGTTACAACGTGGTTCTTCCTCTATAATGTCAGTGGATCATGCCTCCATTCTGTTATAAAGTAACCTGGATGTAGCTTGTTTAGGACGTGACATCGGAATTATCTCTCATTATCTCTTCACTAATTGGCACAGTGGGGAAGCTCAGTggctaaagcattcacttgaCATGCCACGgtttgattctctacatgggaacaatgttaGAATTCTGGTCTCCCTTTccctgatattgctagaatattgctaaaagcggtttaaaaccatattcactcacttattcattacaatgtttgaagcccatttctggttttccctgccttgattttgttggaatattgctctaaGTGGTGTAAAAGTATACTTGCTCACTCTGTCGTCTAAGCTTCACATCTATGCCCAATCAAAAGACAAACCACCTTTTCAGGACCTTTTCATGCTGTTTCAAAGTCGTGACTTGACATAAATGTTTCTGAAGGTCTTTATGAGGATGAATTATCTTTCAAAGATGCTGTCTTCAGGTTTTACATTCTGGTTGTAATTAGGAAtggtagggtagtctagtggttaaagcgtttacttgTCAAACCAAAGACCCTAAGTTTGATtctgaagcccatgtctggtgtcctccatcatgatattgctggaatattgctaaaagtaccATGAAACCACTCAATCTCTTTGTATGTACTGAACAGTGCAGAAACTATCATGTTAGAGACATTGTTCAAAGCCTTCATCATTGCAAAACAGAATGAATTCATTGGGAACTTTTCGTAATGTTTTAACATGTATGTCCTCAAAACAAAGCTATGTCAATAAACTAGcctatatattttatataggGAGGCTCAATGTACTGAATGATTTATTATGACCGAAATGACGACTTGACTCTTAAAACTGAAAATCAAACTCAAATTCAGGATCAATCCTTCAGTTAACACCTATGCCTAACTATACCACATGTCAAAAGCTGTTTTACTGCTATGGAAGCACCAACAAGTTTGGTCAGTCACAGTTGTTTATTATATACACCTTGCTTTTCAAGACAAGGAAAGACTTGGTGGGGTTTTTTcacaaaagaaatgaaatggtTTTACATGGCCCACTTTTGGtcctttgaaaatgttaaattttGATACTGATGGACTGAAAGTTATCAAACATATTCAGATTCCTCTTATCTAGCTTTTGCATTGTTACACTTTCAGTCTGACTTGATTGATGAGTGAAATGGCTTAATTTTTCCAATTTGAGATGAAAACCATTGGATGAGTAAGTCCATGACCTTGCGCCTAGATTTTTGAATCACCTAGTGTTAAGATGGTCGTAAGCACCATTGACACTGACTTACAACCCCCTTTGTGGTAAGAGAAGTTCAAATATCTAGGCCCAAGTGGAATTGTTAgccatgtgtttgttttgtttgtttgtatgtctagCATTGAAGTTAGGTCAGGTCTTAAGCCTCCTTTTGTTAAGATATTAGAAAAACGTTGCCCCAAACCAATCATGTCCGCCTGAATGCCTTACTGCATCATTTATATCCTTACGTATTAAGTTAGAGTTTCACAACTCTGAAACACATATATGTTGAAATGATTATAGTTCTCACTCATTAGAACTTACTGGATAATAATCATAgcattttcaaactgtttttttattttccttCCTTGTGGGTGAAAAAGAAGATCTTCGAAGGGCTTTGTGATGTATCCTTGTTCTTGTGGGCATTATGTTATCAACATGTGCATGTGAGCATATGTAAATAAGCGTTCTCAATACCTGCCTGCAAGACTGCGCAGGACAGGTTATTTCCGGCTTGGACTggcagattctcaaattcaggTTAGCCCGACAGTGCAGTAtgtgaagatattttgtggaCAGGCAAGTTTTGTTCAGGGTTGGCCAGTTTTACATTtaaccagccctgtggtctggctgaaagTTTTGTTAGTTTCATACCCTGGTTAAATCATTCGTTATGTCCGATCTAAATATCAGTGCTGTAAACATTATACAAACAACATATGTGTCTTCCGTGCTCCTGATTTATGGGGGTTTGGGATTTATAATTTTTTTGctgcatcggcaatattccattatTCCAACTATGTCAaagtggcctgtaaataattcaggTTTTGCTAGGCATACAGATAGGGTGCGTTGCAAACAACCAGTTGCTTTCAAGCGATGTACAGTGATACGGAACACTTTCTGCCACTTGCAGTCGTATCAATCGCTGGATGAGGTCGCTTCCTTGTCAAACCAATATGGCGGCTTAGGAAAATTTGAATTTGACCACTCAACAAAATTGTTCAGCTGTCAAATTGGCAAAAACCAGCTTACATCCCAGCATCCTCAGTTTGTTTCACAGGTTCAATGTAATCATCAACAGTCATACAAAATCCATCGCTCTTCATCAACTCTTCTACCATGTTCTTTATTATCGCCAGACGAGCAAATCTGATCGCTGTGCCATTTTTGGCACTTCAAGCTGTTTCAAGCCCAGAATAAGTGATTCATTTGCTTACTCTAAGCGATTTTCAGCTTGCAACGCACCCATAGTTAGTAGTGTCACCTGTATTCACAAACTCGTGTTAGCAGTTTGCTGTAGACTAGAATCACAAAGATTTCCTTGAAAACATTTACctcagttaccatggttacctgtCATATGGAGCTTATGACCAATGTATACTTCTTGTTCATGTGTGTATGTTGCTAATAAAGGTTTCATGAatatctttgtttttgtgtcgAATCATTGTGGACAGGTACAGAAGCTGGTTGACTTGGAAGATTATCTGTCTTTGTCCAAGTAATGGTGAAAAACTTATGCTATTATTGGACTGAGGACATGGGTGGCACAGCTGTGTAGATCACAATGGTTTGCTGTTTAGATTTGCATTCTTGGGCTAACCAGAAACCTGTcaccacactcagaaataaTTTCGAGCCATAtagtagcagtctgtaaatatttgagtctggaccagacaatccagtaatcaacaatatgagcaacAATCTCCAaaattgggatacagtgacgAGCTGAGTCAGACAATCACTCTAGAAGTCTAACCAACAACTTCACACAATCACACTAGAAGTCTATCCAACCACTTCACACAATCACACTAGAAGTCTAACAAACCACTTCACACAATTACACTAGAAGTCTAACATACCACTTCACACAATCACACTAAATGTCAACAATAAATGTGATATACATAGATGAACTTTGAATGCTGATCCTACTCTACAGAtagtgaacaatttttgtttgtttatgatatCATGTATGATATTATGGCTTTGTGATATCTGTCcatgtttggaccagacaatccagtgactgacgtcatgagcatctatgTATACTATTTGTATATGATGACATCTTTGAGACCAGAACGACCACCCAATTCTTGTAGCTTTACAAATTCTACTTCACTGGGCATATTCTTCACACCTTAAGTAATTCAATCAAAAGTGAATGTATGTTGGCTAGAACTTCCAGGTAATGTAGGTGTATCAAATGGCTCTAAATGTTGTTGTCAAAAAGCATTTCATTAAATGTTTCTTAAAACAGAAAGTTAAGCCACTGAACCAGAAGTACATCATTAACACATTTAAacatggtgaggtcatttatatgCTAAGGTAGatgcaactttttgtgtgctGGATGGGCACTTTAAACATGCTAGAACATGCAGAGAAGCAACTTCTTCAATATTTGTttagtttgagtgaaatgaaacattgtcagaaAACGGCAGAAAACAAGGGTTCTGAAATACACTCGCACCATGGTTGAATCCCGTTTCCAGACACAACAGCCTAGCGCAGATGGAAGACCTACTTCCCATGCAGCTTGTGGCAAGTTTCCTCTTAAAAGAAGCTACAGACAGTATTGAAACCTCACAACTTCTTCTTCATGCCAcagctcctttcacaaagcaacctttactaaggttaaccttaactcccattctttaacattacactAAGGATATATAaatctaaggtaaccttagtgcaatgttaaagaatgggagtttaaggttaaccttagtaaagattgctttgtgaaaggaggcccagacCATTAAGCACTAACGGCAGATGCAGGGCCATTGCATGGTTATAAGATGGTGAATCCATAAGAACTGTTGGTCACCGTCTACGGGTGTCTCCCTCTGTCATTCACACACTGAGGGAGATGTTTCAGGCCACTGGAAGAGTACAGGACAGACTTTGCTCATGAAGACCTAAAAAACATCAAGGCAAATGGCTGATGAGTTATGTTCCAAACCCATTGGAACCAAGTCACAACTGTCTGTGCCCAATTGCCACAACTTTCATGGGCTGTCTGTCTTCCGCATGCACTGGGCCGTTGTGTTTGAGCTctggaatcaaacatggtgctggaGTATTTCAGTATGcttgtttttcactgtttttggcAATGTTTACTTCCACTCAAACTGAACGAATATCGAATCAGTTGCTTGCACTGTGCTGTTGTGTTTGAGCACTGGAATCAAACAGggtgctggaatatttcagtattcttgtttttcactgtttttggcAATGTTTTCTTCCACTCAAACTGAACGAATATCGAATCAGTTGCTTGCACTGTGCTGTTGTGTTTGAGCACTGGAATCAAACAGggtgctggaatatttcagtatccttgtttttcactgtttttggcAATGTTTTCTTCCACTCAAACtgaacgaatattgaatcagttgctacACTGCATGCTCTAACATGTtgtttaaagtgcccattacGCACACAAAAGTTGCATCTACTTTAGGATATAAATGGCCTCATCACATTTAAGTTTATGTATGACTAACAAAGTTTAGGGTCTTCCCATATGTTTTCTTAgtagtatatataattttgacagtgacaAACTAACccaataaattgaaaaggagccaagagagaccagagattcagccTGAACctcaggaaatctagacttgcttcatttaaggctagagcattgcagagagggcttggcagtagggaaaataatgtggttcagggccTATGAGACAGACATATTTCCTATGAAAAAGTGGTATCATTAACCTGCAAGTAATATGTTGGAGGTTCTTTATCTAGTTGTCACAGTCTCATAGAAATGGAAAGGTTAGAGGATGGAAATGACTGGTACTATATTGGTTTCTGTGAACACCTTATTCCATATTaaatttttctttttcagtaCCCTTGTGACAAGTTCTTAGCTAGGGTTTCCACTTCAGAAGTTTCTTGAAGAAACAAACGAAGATGTATGAACAATACAGAGGAGGCTGTTTGATCCATTTTTAAAATATGGAGAACCAAATACAGATGACCATTAGTACACTTAAGGTAGAGTCAGGAGGCCTAGAAATGTCTATGCAGTGGATGAGGGATGAAAAGCCATATCTGTGCAGCACATGTGGTGCCCTATTTACTTCGCCAAATGACCTGCAAGAACACACGAACAACCCCTGTGATGTACATGCATTTCAGTGTGGTCTGTGTGATGAGGAGTTTACATTGTTTAGTGCCCTTCAAGAACATATGAAGAGTCAAGGTGTTGATGGGTCTTTACATGGTGGAGCGTGTAAAGACCTGACTTCATTTGATGACCATCAAGCTCACACAAACATCAAGCGTGAAACACATGCATTTCAGTGTGGTCTGTGTGACATGGAATTTCCATTGTTTAGTGCCCTTCAAGAACATAATATGAAGAGTCATGGTGTTGTTGGGTCTGTGCATGGTGGAATGTATAAAAAACTGACTTTGTCTGATGACCATCAAGCTCACACAAACATTCAGCGTGAAATACATGCATTTCATTGTGGTCAGTGTGGTCAAGAATATGGTTTGTTCACTGACCTTCAAGAACACATGAGGGGTCACAGTGTTGACAAGTCATTGCAGGTCAGAGGACATGATGAAGAATTTACTTCAAGTGTTCAGCAGAAATATAATGGGGATCAAAGTAGTGCCAGAAGATTACAGAGTGGAGAAGGAGATCAAGAAGTTACCTCAAACTGTGACCTGCAAGAACTCAGTGTTACGAAGCCATTGCAGTGGGAAGATAATGATGAAGAATTTACTTCAGCAAGCATGCAGCAGAAGAGTCACAGTGGTGCCAAGCCATTACAATGTCAAGAGTGTGGTGAAGAATTTACTTCAGCAAGTGATCTGAAAAAGCACCGGAAGAATCACATTAGTGCCAAGCCCTTACAGCGCAAAAAGTGCAACAAAGGATGTACTTCATCAAATGACTTGCAGAAACACAAGAAATGTCACAATGGTGCCAAGGCAATGCAGCATGATAAAGAATTAATTTCATCAAGAATTCTGTGGAGACGCAAGAGACAAAGTGTTTCTAATCAATTCCATtgtgatgaatgtaaacagAAATTCACCTCATCAAgtgacatgaaaaaacacaagaAGCGTCATATGAGTACCAAGCTGTTAAAGTGTGCTAAAAAGATTCCTCTATCAAATGTTCTGAAAAAGCAGCAGCAGAGTCAGAGTGGTGCCAAGCCATTGCAATGCAAAGAGTGTAGTGAAGGATTTACTTCAGCAAGTGTTCTGCAGAGACACCAGAAGAGTCACAGCATTGCTGTTAaatttcaatgtgaagagtgtaATGATGAATTTAATTCAGCAACTGTTCTGCAACGACACAAGAAAATTCACAGGGATGCCAAGCTTTTGCAGTGCAAAGAGTGTAATAAGGAATTTACTTCAGCAAGTGATCTTAAAAAGCACCTGAAGAATCATAGAAGTGCAGTTCCATTACAATGCAAAGAATGTGATGAAGAATTTACTTCAGCAAGTGATCTTAAAAAGCACCAAAAGAGTCACAGAAGCGCCAACCCACTGCAGAGTGATGCATGTAATGAAGAAGTTACTTCATCAACTGGCCGACAGAAACACCAGAAGAGTCATAGTAGTGCCAAGCCATTTCAAAGCGATGAGTGTGATGAAAACTTATGGTTTGAAGATAGTGATGAAGAATTTACTTTAGCAAGTGTGCTGCAGGTACACAATCACAGTTGTGCCAAACCATTACTGAGTGACGAGTGCGATGAAGAACTGACTTCATCAAATGATTTGAAAAAACACCAGAAGAGTCATAGCAGTGCTAAGCCATTACAGTACAAGGAATGTGATGAAGAACTCACTTCATCAAGTGATCTGAATAAGCACAAGAGGACTCACATAAATACCAAGCCATTACAGTGCAAAAAGTGTGATAAAGAATTCACTTCATCAAGTGATCTGCAGAAACACAAGAAGAGTCACAGAGGTGACAAGCCATTACAGTGCAAAGAATGTAATGAAGAATTCACTTCATCAAGTGATCTGAAGGAACACAAGAAAAGTCACAGAGGTGGCAAGTGCAGACACTGTGATAAATCATTCACTACTTCACGTAACCTGAGGAGACACATGATGAGCCATAGTGGAGTCAAGCCTTATAAATGTAATCAGTGTGGTAAAGCCTTCAGTCAGACATGTAACCTTACTGCACATCAGAGGATACACACTGGAATCAGATCCTTCTTGTGCAGCGTGTGTGGGAAAACCTTCACCGAATCAGGAACTCTTACCACTCACATGAGATGTCACACCGGGGAGAGGCCTTTTACATGTGAGGTGTGCGGGAAGGCATTTACACGATCAAATCACCTCAAGAGACACGTGAGATGTCACACTGGGGACAAACCATATAAGTGTAGCGTTTGTGGAAAACCATTTGCACAATCAGAAGCTTTACAAATACACTCGAGGACTCACAGTAAAGAACAACTTTACAAGTGTGATCCATGTAAGAAAGAGTTTTTATCTTCAGCTCAGCTAGAAAGACACAAGATAAGCCGTCATAACCATGTCGTAGAAAACTGTCATCGTTGTAACGAATGTGCAAAAGTATTTAAGCGACCATCTGACCTGGAGAGACACAAGAGATGTCACAGTGGCAGCAAACCTTATGAATGTGATGAATGTGGGAAAAGGTTTGCACAGATGGGAACGTTGGTGAGACATGAGAGGTGCCACAAAGAAGTCCGGCCCTATCAGTGTACGAAATGTGACAAAGCATATCTACAGTCAGGCAGTTTGCGAGACCACATGATGGCAGCACACTGCACGGCCAAACCTACCAAGTGTAGTAAGTGTGAGAAATCTTTCTCAAGGAAGGCTGACTTAGAGAGACACATGAAGCTTCACAGTGAAAACAAGCCTTTTAAGTGCAATGAGTGTGAGAAAGCTTTTATACAAGCCAGTTGCCTGGCAAGACACATGAGGCACCACACTGGGGAGAAGCCTTTTAAGTGCGACAAGTGTGGGAAATCGTTCACCCAGGCGAGTTCTTTGCAGACGCACAAAAAGAATAACTGTAAATTCAGAGTCAGAGTAGCATGTGTAGAAAGGGTTGAAATTATGACAAGCGATTCATCACAGACAAGCGATTCATTACCGACAAGTGATGcatcctgaaataatatttgaGTCATGGAAAGATTAATTGTAAAGTTCAGATGTGTAGCAAGCCAATTTTTTATGTGTAAGCCTGACAGGTTACTTAGTTTTACATTTAGATAGTGTTAAGGGCTTGCCAAACTTTCATGGTGATCTTTAGCCAAGTCATGTTTAAgcccaggctagctattctcgaaacattaaTAGccttacgaacttcttaagcccattcttaacacattggctacgatcaaagttacgatTTCTTatggctacgaacgtttcgagaataagggcacATGCACTTTGTTTATGatggtagctacgcccctgAAGATAGTGTAGTCAGTGTAATTAACTTTAGTGATTCAGTGCAGACAAGCAAATCGTCCTGAAATCATTTTAATCATGGTGCAAACAGAATAGGTACTGGAGACAGCTTCTGTGGAGTGGTTAGACTGGTAGATATCCAATATGACCTGCAAAACCTGTGACAAATTATGTATATCTGTAAAgaaatgtttttggtttttccATGAAACAAAGAAAGGCTACCAAAGTTATGTCTTCTGTTTTGAGTTTATACTATTATACTATGTTTATACTAGTATatactgtcatgtaaacattgccCAGTCAAtctaatgaaatatatatttgga
The window above is part of the Haliotis asinina isolate JCU_RB_2024 chromosome 1, JCU_Hal_asi_v2, whole genome shotgun sequence genome. Proteins encoded here:
- the LOC137276160 gene encoding zinc finger protein 420-like → MENQIQMTISTLKVESGGLEMSMQWMRDEKPYLCSTCGALFTSPNDLQEHTNNPCDVHAFQCGLCDEEFTLFSALQEHMKSQGVDGSLHGGACKDLTSFDDHQAHTNIKRETHAFQCGLCDMEFPLFSALQEHNMKSHGVVGSVHGGMYKKLTLSDDHQAHTNIQREIHAFHCGQCGQEYGLFTDLQEHMRGHSVDKSLQVRGHDEEFTSSVQQKYNGDQSSARRLQSGEGDQEVTSNCDLQELSVTKPLQWEDNDEEFTSASMQQKSHSGAKPLQCQECGEEFTSASDLKKHRKNHISAKPLQRKKCNKGCTSSNDLQKHKKCHNGAKAMQHDKELISSRILWRRKRQSVSNQFHCDECKQKFTSSSDMKKHKKRHMSTKLLKCAKKIPLSNVLKKQQQSQSGAKPLQCKECSEGFTSASVLQRHQKSHSIAVKFQCEECNDEFNSATVLQRHKKIHRDAKLLQCKECNKEFTSASDLKKHLKNHRSAVPLQCKECDEEFTSASDLKKHQKSHRSANPLQSDACNEEVTSSTGRQKHQKSHSSAKPFQSDECDENLWFEDSDEEFTLASVLQVHNHSCAKPLLSDECDEELTSSNDLKKHQKSHSSAKPLQYKECDEELTSSSDLNKHKRTHINTKPLQCKKCDKEFTSSSDLQKHKKSHRGDKPLQCKECNEEFTSSSDLKEHKKSHRGGKCRHCDKSFTTSRNLRRHMMSHSGVKPYKCNQCGKAFSQTCNLTAHQRIHTGIRSFLCSVCGKTFTESGTLTTHMRCHTGERPFTCEVCGKAFTRSNHLKRHVRCHTGDKPYKCSVCGKPFAQSEALQIHSRTHSKEQLYKCDPCKKEFLSSAQLERHKISRHNHVVENCHRCNECAKVFKRPSDLERHKRCHSGSKPYECDECGKRFAQMGTLVRHERCHKEVRPYQCTKCDKAYLQSGSLRDHMMAAHCTAKPTKCSKCEKSFSRKADLERHMKLHSENKPFKCNECEKAFIQASCLARHMRHHTGEKPFKCDKCGKSFTQASSLQTHKKNNCKFRVRVACVERVEIMTSDSSQTSDSLPTSDAS